The proteins below are encoded in one region of Ricinus communis isolate WT05 ecotype wild-type chromosome 6, ASM1957865v1, whole genome shotgun sequence:
- the LOC125370386 gene encoding 30S ribosomal protein S2, chloroplastic-like — protein MIRRYWNINLEEMMKAGVHFSHGTRKWNPRMAPYISTKRKGIHITNLTRTAHFLSEACDLAFDAASRRKQFLIVGTKNKAADSVARAAIRARCHYVNKKWLGGILTNWSTTETRIQKFRDLRMEQKTGRLNRLPKGDAARLERQLAHLQTYLGRIKYMMGLPDIVIIVDQQEDYTTLRECITLGIPTICLIDTNCDLDLADISIPANDDAIASIRLILNKLVFAICEGHSSYI, from the coding sequence ATGATAAGAAGATATTGGAACATTAATTTGGAAGAGATGATGAAAGCAGGAGTTCATTTTAGTCATGGTACTAGAAAATGGAATCCGAGAATGGCACCTTATATCTCTACAAAGCGTAAGGGTATTCATATTACAAATCTTACTAGAACTGCTCATTTTTTATCAGAAGCTTGTGATTTAGCTTTTGATGCAGCAAGtaggagaaaacaattctTAATTGTTGGTACCAAAAATAAAGCAGCGGATTCAGTAGCACGAGCTGCAATAAGGGCTCGATGTCATTATGTTAATAAGAAATGGCTCGGCGGTATTTTAACGAATTGGTCCACTACAGAAACTAGAATTCAAAAGTTTAGGGACTTGAGAATGGAACAAAAGACAGGTAGACTCAACCGTCTTCCGAAAGGAGATGCGGCTCGATTAGAGAGACAGTTAGCTCACTTGCAAACATATCTGGGtaggattaaatatatgatggGGTTACCCGATATTGTAATAATCGTTGATCAGCAAGAAGACTATACAACTCTTCGGGAATGTATCACGTTGGGAATTCCAACGATTTGTTTAATTGATACAAACTGTGACCTGGATCTCGCAGATATTTCGATTCCAGCGAATGATGATGCTATAGCTTCAATCCGactaattcttaataaattagtatttgcaatttgtgagggtcATTCTAGCTATATATGA